The Longimicrobium sp. genome has a segment encoding these proteins:
- the tal gene encoding transaldolase yields the protein MAETKHPTDAVRDEGNPLHELHALGQSVWLDYIRRGILDNGELEEMIRRYDLRGVTSNPSIFEQAIGDSTDYDDAVGELAASQAGASAAYESLAVEDIRRACDLFRGVYDRAEGHDGFVSLEVSPELAHDTQGTLDEARRLREAVDRPNLMIKVPGTEAGIPAIEQLLADGFNVNITLLFSVKNYEQVMEAYLRGLERRQQAGQPLDRVASVASFFVSRVDSAVDAQLEKLACSAADDGQAALARAMSGKAAVANAKLAYERFAQVFSGARWERLASAGARVQRPLWASTSTKSPAYRDVIYVEELIGPHTVNTMPLNTVEAFADHGVARRTVDQDVEAAHQDLRTLAELGIDMDAVTDQLQREGVDKFIKSFRELIGSVESKLARVAQGA from the coding sequence ATGGCCGAAACCAAGCATCCGACCGACGCGGTGCGCGACGAGGGAAATCCGCTGCACGAGCTGCACGCGCTGGGGCAGAGCGTGTGGCTGGACTACATCCGCCGCGGCATCCTGGACAACGGCGAGCTGGAGGAGATGATCCGCCGCTACGACCTGCGCGGCGTGACCTCCAATCCCTCGATCTTCGAGCAGGCGATCGGCGACAGCACCGACTACGACGACGCCGTGGGCGAGCTGGCGGCGTCGCAGGCCGGCGCGTCCGCCGCGTACGAGTCGCTGGCGGTGGAGGACATCCGCCGCGCCTGCGACCTGTTCCGCGGCGTGTACGATCGCGCCGAGGGCCACGACGGCTTCGTGTCGCTCGAAGTGTCGCCCGAGCTGGCGCACGACACGCAGGGCACGCTGGACGAGGCGCGGCGCCTGCGCGAGGCGGTGGACCGGCCCAACCTGATGATCAAGGTGCCGGGCACCGAGGCGGGCATCCCCGCCATCGAGCAGCTGCTGGCCGACGGCTTCAACGTGAACATCACCCTGCTGTTCTCGGTGAAGAACTACGAGCAGGTGATGGAGGCGTACCTGCGCGGGCTGGAGCGCCGGCAGCAGGCCGGGCAGCCGCTGGACCGCGTGGCATCGGTCGCCTCGTTCTTCGTATCGCGCGTGGATTCGGCGGTGGACGCACAGCTGGAGAAGCTCGCGTGCTCGGCCGCGGACGACGGGCAGGCGGCGCTTGCCCGGGCGATGTCGGGCAAGGCGGCCGTGGCGAACGCCAAGCTGGCGTACGAGCGCTTCGCCCAGGTGTTCTCGGGTGCGCGGTGGGAGCGGCTGGCCTCCGCCGGCGCCCGGGTGCAGCGGCCGCTGTGGGCCAGCACCTCCACCAAGAGCCCGGCGTACCGCGACGTGATCTACGTGGAGGAGCTGATCGGCCCGCACACGGTGAACACCATGCCGCTGAACACGGTGGAGGCGTTCGCCGACCATGGGGTCGCTCGCCGCACGGTGGACCAGGACGTGGAGGCGGCCCACCAGGACCTGCGCACGCTTGCCGAGCTGGGCATCGACATGGACGCGGTGACCGACCAGCTGCAGCGCGAGGGCGTAGACAAGTTCATCAAGTCGTTCCGCGAGCTGATCGGCTCGGTGGAAAGCAAGCTGGCGCGCGTGGCCCAAGGCGCCTGA